A genomic segment from Pseudalkalibacillus hwajinpoensis encodes:
- a CDS encoding asparaginase — MKKILLIGTGGTIASVESERGLTPELSPEDMIRTLVSQFNCEVDCTVSLNLDSTNIYPNHWIELATIIYNNYEEYEGFVITHGTDTMAYTAAALDNMLLHLNKPVILTGSQIPMSLVNSDGERNLIDAVHYASDGMAGVYIVFNKRVIKGTRAVKLRTKSKHAFESVNYPYVAYVDNSYITYHTKPEEISRDQGIELETRMCTDVFVLKLYPGINKEIFQFISNNYKGVIIECFGSGGIPFYEVDLAEEIEALIKSGVVVVLTTQCLEEGIDIDLYEVGRKIDRHKVVISNDMNTEALLSKLMIYLGKYHSMKEVIHYINLDIESESNEYLFNCDVSL; from the coding sequence ATGAAAAAAATTCTTCTTATCGGTACGGGCGGCACGATTGCCTCGGTTGAGAGCGAGCGAGGTTTGACACCTGAACTTAGTCCTGAAGACATGATCCGAACTTTGGTGAGCCAATTCAACTGTGAAGTGGATTGTACGGTATCGTTGAACTTAGACAGTACAAACATTTATCCGAACCACTGGATTGAACTGGCAACAATCATTTACAACAACTACGAAGAATATGAAGGCTTTGTCATTACTCATGGTACAGATACTATGGCCTATACTGCGGCAGCATTGGATAATATGTTATTACATTTAAATAAGCCTGTTATTTTGACGGGTTCTCAAATTCCGATGTCACTAGTGAATTCTGATGGGGAAAGAAATCTGATTGATGCTGTGCATTATGCCTCTGATGGGATGGCTGGCGTATATATTGTATTTAACAAGCGAGTAATCAAAGGAACAAGAGCTGTGAAATTAAGGACAAAAAGTAAACATGCTTTTGAAAGCGTTAACTATCCATACGTCGCTTATGTAGATAATTCTTATATCACTTATCACACGAAGCCTGAAGAAATAAGTAGAGATCAAGGGATCGAATTAGAAACTAGAATGTGTACAGATGTTTTTGTACTTAAGCTGTATCCTGGGATAAATAAGGAGATCTTCCAGTTCATTTCTAATAACTACAAAGGCGTCATCATCGAATGTTTTGGGAGCGGAGGCATTCCTTTCTACGAAGTGGATTTAGCGGAAGAAATTGAAGCGCTGATAAAGTCAGGAGTAGTGGTTGTCCTTACTACTCAATGCTTAGAAGAAGGAATTGACATAGATTTATATGAAGTAGGGCGCAAGATAGACCGACACAAAGTAGTGATCTCAAACGATATGAACACAGAAGCTTTGTTATCGAAGTTAATGATTTATCTTGGGAAATACCACTCTATGAAAGAAGTGATTCACTACATCAACCTGGATATAGAAAGTGAAAGCAATGAATATCTATTTAATTGTGACGTATCGCTATAA
- the nhaC gene encoding Na+/H+ antiporter NhaC, protein MSKARLPSLLEVCSVLVAFLAVVFSFTALFELPIQLALFVGWFIVILLGLRIGFTYDSLQGSIIKGISNGLEAVIILMAVGALIGTWIAGGVVPTIIYYGLDFIHPSIFLLATLVICALTSLSTGTSWGTVGTAGIAMMGIGEGLGLPLPLVAGAVLSGAYFGDKLSPLSDSTVLAASMSKVNVISHVKSMLYLDVPAFVITAILFTIAGFNHGSGSVDLDRINSIMGALDDTFNISPLMLVPTLVVIGLLVLKKPSIPTISFGALVGVVWAVLFQDTNFVPALETAYNGFRLESGSEFIDNLLNRGGISGMLGSIAVIILGLGIGGMLEKIGVLTVIMNTFVEKIKNAGSLSVSTLFAGLFTNIFGCAMYVSLILTPKLMERSYDKLHIDRRVLSRNTEVGGTMTSGMVPWSDNGIFMAGILGVSTLSYLPFMWMSFVSIALVIIYGYTGKFIWYTNSEEKETDSEEDVTHLAK, encoded by the coding sequence ATGAGTAAAGCAAGGTTACCGTCTCTATTGGAAGTTTGTAGTGTGTTGGTGGCGTTTTTGGCTGTCGTTTTCTCTTTTACAGCTCTTTTTGAATTACCTATTCAACTAGCATTATTTGTAGGCTGGTTTATCGTCATTTTACTTGGTTTGAGGATAGGATTTACTTATGATTCATTGCAAGGTTCGATTATTAAAGGTATTTCGAATGGATTAGAAGCTGTCATCATTTTGATGGCTGTAGGTGCTCTGATCGGTACATGGATTGCAGGAGGAGTCGTTCCGACAATTATATATTATGGTTTGGACTTCATTCATCCGTCCATATTTTTGTTGGCTACTTTAGTTATATGCGCTTTAACTTCCCTTTCTACAGGAACTTCTTGGGGAACGGTTGGAACAGCTGGGATTGCAATGATGGGAATTGGAGAGGGCCTCGGCTTGCCACTTCCATTAGTAGCAGGTGCAGTCTTGTCTGGTGCTTATTTCGGGGATAAATTGTCACCGCTTTCAGACAGTACGGTACTTGCAGCATCAATGTCAAAAGTCAATGTCATATCCCACGTGAAATCGATGCTGTATTTGGATGTCCCGGCATTTGTAATTACAGCGATACTTTTCACCATAGCCGGATTCAATCATGGTAGCGGCAGTGTTGACTTAGACAGGATCAATTCAATTATGGGTGCATTGGATGATACGTTCAATATCAGTCCTCTCATGCTGGTGCCGACGTTAGTTGTAATAGGCTTGTTGGTATTAAAGAAGCCTTCCATCCCTACTATTTCATTTGGTGCGTTGGTGGGAGTCGTTTGGGCCGTCCTTTTTCAAGATACTAATTTCGTACCTGCACTTGAAACTGCTTACAATGGCTTCCGTTTGGAGTCGGGTTCCGAATTCATTGACAACTTGCTTAACAGGGGCGGAATCAGCGGAATGCTTGGTTCTATCGCAGTAATCATTCTTGGTTTGGGCATTGGCGGTATGTTAGAAAAGATCGGGGTATTAACGGTAATCATGAATACTTTCGTAGAAAAAATTAAAAACGCAGGAAGCTTATCTGTTTCGACGCTCTTTGCCGGCTTATTCACCAACATTTTTGGGTGTGCAATGTACGTCTCCTTAATCCTGACTCCTAAGCTTATGGAGAGAAGCTATGACAAGCTTCACATCGATCGAAGGGTTTTGTCGAGAAATACGGAAGTTGGCGGGACAATGACATCAGGTATGGTTCCGTGGTCTGATAACGGGATATTTATGGCGGGGATACTCGGTGTTTCTACATTATCTTATCTACCATTCATGTGGATGAGCTTTGTGTCGATCGCGCTTGTCATTATTTACGGATATACAGGTAAGTTTATTTGGTACACGAACTCTGAGGAGAAGGAAACGGATTCAGAAGAAGATGTGACACATTTGGCTAAATAA
- a CDS encoding glycoside hydrolase family 68 protein yields MNLKRLAKQATVLTLSTVILAGGSDLAHAEPKAPEDYKEDYGTSHITRADMKDMIKQHGDEDYTVPKFDASTIQNIPSATRVNEEGKEIKLDVWDTWPLQNADGTVAEYKGYHILFGLAGKPGNPEDTFIYLFYKKADETSIDAWKNAGRVFDENDKFEANDKYLKNQSEEWSGSATFTSDGEIRLFYTNRTDFNVDKELYGKQTLTTAQVNISELKAGTLQVDGVEDHKSIFEGGDGSVYQNVQQAFGGDEINWKENHTFRDPHYIEENGHKYLVFEANTGTDYGYSGEKSLYNQAYYGNSNHFFQNEKEQLLNSPKKEYAELANGAVGIIEITDDYKLKKVMKPLVASNTVTDEIERPNIFKQDGKWYLFTSARGSKMTIDGIDNEDIYLLGYVSNSLNGTFKPMNKTGIVLHHDLDPYDITWNYAHYLIPQEGTDETVVTSYMTNRGYFEDHKSTFAPSFKVELNGKKSSVVEDSILEQGQIKLHDEE; encoded by the coding sequence ATGAATCTGAAACGTCTTGCCAAACAAGCGACGGTATTGACACTCAGCACAGTCATTCTAGCAGGGGGAAGCGATCTCGCCCATGCGGAGCCAAAAGCTCCAGAAGATTATAAAGAGGACTATGGCACTTCTCATATCACTCGTGCTGATATGAAGGATATGATCAAACAGCATGGGGATGAGGATTACACTGTACCAAAATTCGATGCATCAACCATTCAAAACATCCCTTCCGCTACAAGGGTTAATGAAGAAGGAAAAGAAATTAAATTGGATGTGTGGGATACATGGCCTCTTCAAAACGCGGACGGAACTGTAGCGGAATATAAAGGATATCATATCCTTTTTGGTTTAGCTGGTAAACCTGGAAATCCTGAAGACACATTTATTTATTTGTTCTACAAAAAAGCGGATGAAACATCAATCGACGCTTGGAAAAATGCGGGACGTGTATTTGACGAAAATGATAAGTTCGAAGCAAACGATAAATACTTAAAAAATCAATCAGAAGAATGGTCTGGTTCTGCCACGTTCACTTCTGACGGAGAAATTCGCTTGTTTTATACAAACCGTACTGATTTTAACGTAGATAAAGAGCTTTACGGAAAACAAACATTGACAACTGCACAAGTAAATATCTCTGAACTAAAAGCGGGAACTCTTCAAGTGGACGGTGTCGAAGATCATAAATCAATCTTTGAAGGCGGCGACGGATCCGTTTATCAAAATGTACAGCAAGCTTTTGGAGGCGATGAGATAAACTGGAAGGAAAACCATACCTTCAGAGACCCTCACTATATTGAGGAAAATGGTCACAAATATCTTGTATTTGAAGCAAATACAGGAACAGACTATGGGTACTCTGGAGAGAAGTCTCTCTACAATCAGGCCTATTACGGCAACAGCAACCATTTCTTCCAGAACGAAAAAGAGCAGCTCTTGAATAGCCCTAAAAAAGAGTATGCTGAGCTAGCGAATGGTGCTGTCGGAATTATTGAAATCACTGACGATTATAAATTGAAAAAAGTCATGAAGCCTTTGGTTGCCTCTAATACAGTAACAGATGAAATTGAACGCCCGAACATTTTCAAACAAGATGGCAAATGGTATCTATTCACAAGTGCCCGCGGATCTAAGATGACGATTGATGGCATTGATAACGAAGATATCTACTTGCTTGGTTATGTATCAAACTCTCTAAACGGCACATTTAAGCCAATGAACAAAACAGGTATTGTTCTTCACCACGACCTTGATCCATATGATATCACTTGGAACTACGCGCACTACCTAATCCCTCAGGAAGGTACGGACGAAACCGTAGTTACTAGTTATATGACAAACAGAGGATACTTTGAAGATCATAAGTCCACATTTGCTCCAAGCTTTAAAGTAGAGCTGAATGGTAAGAAATCATCTGTTGTTGAAGATAGCATACTTGAGCAAGGTCAAATCAAACTGCATGATGAAGAGTAA
- a CDS encoding glycoside hydrolase family 32 protein has protein sequence MWQQNNSKVSPGPNSEKEPYSYRANYHFTAPDNWKNDPQRPIYFNGKYHYYYLYNKDYPVGNGTEWRHATSKDLVHWNDEGVAIMKYTDENGDPWSGSVVVDYQNTAGFGKDAIVAVVTQPSANGQQEQYLWYSTDDGQSFSRYKNKPIMTNPGTEAFRDPKIIWEEKSKKWVMLMAEGSKIGFYKSENLKDWHYTGGFQTENIGLIECPDLFQMRADDGSIKWVMGVSANGQAKGKPNAYAYWVGHYNGKTFVPDHEEPEWLDYGFDWYAGVTFEDGKSEDKLDHRYALAWMNNWGYANNTPTLEEGFNGQDSIVRKIELKRDEQGSYFLASQPNKEIDQLIQSTDTYPKLKVAGSKTLDIKGDVYQLEADILWSELKNVGIRLRESSDKSRHIDVGIFPEEGYSYVNRGSTNHPDDTNQMLESRAPVDINKKSVHLKILVDKTSVEVFIDDGKVAHSNQVFPPKEDQGITLFSEGGKAIFENVAIKHMGSIHD, from the coding sequence ATGTGGCAACAGAATAATTCTAAGGTATCTCCAGGTCCTAATTCAGAAAAGGAGCCGTACTCATATCGGGCGAATTATCATTTCACAGCTCCCGACAATTGGAAAAATGACCCGCAAAGACCCATCTATTTTAATGGGAAGTATCACTACTATTACCTCTATAACAAAGATTATCCGGTAGGAAACGGAACGGAATGGCGCCATGCGACCTCTAAAGATCTGGTTCACTGGAACGACGAAGGTGTTGCTATCATGAAATACACAGATGAAAACGGCGATCCATGGTCCGGATCTGTGGTGGTGGATTATCAAAATACAGCCGGTTTTGGGAAAGACGCCATTGTGGCTGTAGTAACCCAGCCGTCCGCAAATGGTCAGCAAGAGCAATACCTCTGGTATAGCACCGATGATGGTCAATCGTTCTCCCGTTACAAGAACAAACCCATTATGACAAATCCTGGAACAGAAGCCTTTAGAGATCCTAAAATTATTTGGGAGGAGAAGTCAAAAAAATGGGTCATGTTAATGGCGGAGGGGTCAAAAATCGGTTTTTATAAATCTGAAAACCTGAAAGACTGGCATTACACAGGCGGGTTCCAGACTGAAAATATCGGACTGATCGAGTGTCCAGACCTATTTCAAATGCGCGCTGATGACGGCAGCATAAAGTGGGTAATGGGCGTTAGTGCAAACGGCCAGGCCAAAGGAAAACCAAACGCGTATGCGTATTGGGTCGGTCATTATAATGGTAAAACCTTTGTTCCCGATCATGAGGAGCCTGAGTGGCTTGATTACGGTTTTGATTGGTATGCGGGGGTAACCTTTGAAGACGGAAAAAGTGAAGATAAGCTCGATCACCGCTATGCATTAGCATGGATGAACAACTGGGGGTATGCGAATAACACTCCGACGTTAGAAGAAGGTTTTAATGGCCAGGACTCGATTGTCAGAAAAATAGAATTGAAGAGAGATGAACAAGGTAGTTATTTTCTTGCTTCCCAGCCAAATAAAGAAATCGATCAACTGATACAGTCTACTGATACCTATCCTAAGCTCAAGGTTGCTGGCTCAAAGACACTTGATATCAAGGGAGATGTCTATCAATTGGAAGCAGACATCCTCTGGTCAGAACTTAAAAATGTAGGGATCAGACTCAGGGAATCCAGCGACAAATCCCGTCATATCGATGTTGGGATTTTTCCAGAAGAAGGGTACTCCTATGTAAACCGCGGCTCTACAAATCATCCCGATGATACAAATCAGATGCTGGAAAGCCGAGCACCGGTGGATATTAATAAAAAGAGTGTTCATCTAAAAATACTAGTTGATAAGACAAGCGTTGAAGTATTTATCGACGATGGGAAAGTTGCTCACTCCAATCAAGTCTTTCCTCCCAAAGAGGACCAAGGAATTACTCTTTTCTCTGAAGGTGGAAAGGCAATTTTTGAAAATGTAGCAATTAAGCATATGGGTTCCATCCATGACTAA
- a CDS encoding helix-turn-helix domain-containing protein, which produces MKLTRLTKLRKERMWTLQETADQLGIAKSTYAGYESGYRQPSLDSLIKLADIMDTSIDYLLNRIEDSQSPINNKTIQLDHFDQNEKWEIRIDDERLTKDELTDFIAFVRAKRLIRKA; this is translated from the coding sequence ATGAAATTAACTAGACTCACTAAGCTTCGTAAAGAGAGAATGTGGACGCTTCAAGAAACAGCAGATCAATTAGGGATTGCCAAAAGTACATATGCAGGTTATGAATCGGGCTACCGACAACCTTCTTTAGACTCGCTTATTAAATTGGCCGATATTATGGATACATCTATCGATTACTTATTGAATCGTATTGAGGACAGCCAGTCTCCCATAAATAATAAAACGATTCAGTTAGATCATTTCGACCAGAATGAAAAATGGGAGATCCGTATCGACGATGAACGTTTGACTAAAGACGAACTGACTGATTTCATTGCTTTTGTTCGAGCAAAAAGACTGATAAGAAAAGCGTAG
- a CDS encoding LacI family DNA-binding transcriptional regulator — translation MNPTIQDVAKAANVSIATVSRVLNNQPGFSQKTKQRVLQAIEEIGYQPNAIARGLVNRNSGTIGVLFPSVSGLLSSEVLHGIEARANEEGYSVIVCNTAADHEKTLKYIQLLSEKRVDGLVFVSEEVNEEYYKAFQRMGVPVVLVLTQSYKYPLPYVKVDDSHAAYTATNYLIESGHERIGMLSGNPNDLLAGRSRIEGFKRALLEAELPYSESLVKKQTSFTYEDGINSLPRLLERHPEITGIFAASDEIAIGAIAAAYKLGIRIPEDVSIIGYDNLKLSEMSIPPLTTISQPFQRMGEKAIEMVLTLKNDKQAESSVMPHHLVERESVKKIK, via the coding sequence ATGAATCCAACAATCCAAGATGTAGCAAAAGCAGCGAATGTTTCGATTGCAACAGTATCCAGAGTCCTGAACAATCAACCCGGATTTTCTCAAAAAACAAAACAGCGGGTCTTGCAGGCGATTGAGGAGATTGGCTATCAGCCAAATGCGATTGCCAGAGGGCTTGTCAATCGAAATTCAGGAACAATTGGAGTGCTTTTCCCTAGTGTATCCGGTCTTCTATCATCAGAAGTCCTACATGGAATTGAAGCCCGGGCTAATGAGGAAGGTTACAGTGTGATTGTGTGTAATACAGCTGCAGATCACGAAAAGACCTTGAAATATATCCAGTTATTAAGTGAGAAGCGGGTGGATGGGCTTGTATTTGTGAGTGAAGAGGTCAATGAGGAATATTATAAGGCATTTCAGCGAATGGGCGTCCCAGTGGTGCTCGTATTGACGCAGTCTTACAAATATCCATTGCCTTATGTTAAGGTAGATGACTCTCATGCCGCTTATACGGCTACAAATTATCTTATTGAATCTGGTCATGAACGAATAGGAATGCTCTCAGGGAACCCGAATGATCTCCTGGCTGGAAGGTCGAGAATTGAAGGCTTTAAGCGGGCACTATTAGAGGCGGAACTTCCTTATTCTGAATCATTAGTTAAAAAACAAACTAGTTTCACCTATGAAGATGGAATCAACAGCCTACCTCGACTTTTAGAACGTCATCCTGAAATTACGGGTATTTTTGCTGCCAGTGATGAAATCGCCATAGGAGCAATAGCCGCTGCTTACAAACTAGGGATACGTATTCCAGAGGATGTATCAATCATTGGATATGACAACTTAAAACTATCGGAGATGTCCATTCCGCCACTTACAACGATTTCTCAGCCATTTCAGCGAATGGGAGAAAAAGCGATCGAAATGGTCCTTACTCTAAAAAATGATAAGCAAGCAGAGTCTAGCGTGATGCCCCATCATTTAGTAGAGCGAGAATCTGTGAAAAAAATAAAATAA
- a CDS encoding collagen-like protein — protein sequence MSLIKGNSCNQCKQKNRNYCCDCCCDCKHLLPIRGRQGPPGPEGPPGPEGPPGTPGGPIGPVGPAGPTGATGPQGIPGPTGPQGPTGPQGTPGSPGATGARGIQGPEGAVGPQGLTGSTGATGATGPQGPQGIPGPPGGSGGPQGPQGIPGPAGPTGATGPQGVPGPTGPQGEQGIPGPTGATGATGPTGATGPAGPQGIPGPPGTAGATGPQGVPGPTGPAGPAGGVLDFADFFALMPPDNAATVAPNTDVSFPQDGPTSGTGGITRTGPSSFNLSEIGVYQVLFQVSVSEAGQLILTLNGADLAYTVVGRATGTSQIVGMALVETTSVDSVLTVRNPAGNSTALTITPLAGGTRPVSAHLVITRLQ from the coding sequence ATGTCATTAATTAAAGGTAATTCGTGCAACCAATGTAAACAAAAAAATCGTAATTATTGTTGTGATTGTTGTTGTGATTGTAAACACCTTCTCCCAATTCGGGGACGACAAGGGCCGCCTGGTCCAGAGGGGCCGCCTGGTCCAGAGGGGCCGCCTGGCACTCCGGGAGGACCAATAGGACCAGTAGGACCAGCAGGACCAACAGGGGCAACTGGACCTCAAGGAATTCCTGGACCAACAGGACCACAGGGACCAACAGGACCACAAGGAACTCCAGGATCACCGGGAGCTACGGGGGCTAGGGGAATACAAGGACCTGAAGGAGCAGTTGGACCACAAGGATTAACAGGATCAACAGGAGCAACAGGGGCAACAGGACCACAAGGACCACAAGGAATTCCTGGACCCCCAGGTGGGTCTGGAGGACCACAGGGACCACAAGGAATTCCTGGTCCAGCTGGACCAACAGGTGCGACAGGACCACAAGGAGTTCCAGGGCCAACAGGACCACAGGGAGAACAGGGAATTCCAGGGCCAACAGGAGCTACAGGAGCTACAGGACCTACGGGAGCTACGGGACCCGCAGGGCCACAAGGAATTCCTGGACCCCCAGGGACAGCAGGAGCAACAGGACCACAAGGAGTTCCAGGGCCAACAGGACCAGCGGGACCAGCAGGAGGGGTATTAGATTTTGCAGATTTTTTTGCATTGATGCCTCCTGATAATGCAGCAACAGTAGCTCCTAATACAGACGTAAGTTTTCCACAAGATGGGCCTACTAGTGGAACGGGCGGTATTACCCGTACAGGTCCCAGTTCATTTAATTTATCAGAAATTGGTGTTTATCAGGTCTTGTTTCAGGTGAGTGTGAGCGAAGCTGGACAATTGATTCTAACTCTCAATGGTGCTGACCTAGCCTATACCGTGGTGGGAAGAGCCACAGGTACTTCTCAAATAGTAGGGATGGCTCTTGTAGAAACGACATCCGTCGATTCAGTACTAACTGTACGAAATCCAGCTGGCAATTCAACTGCCCTAACGATTACTCCTCTGGCTGGAGGGACCAGACCTGTATCAGCACATCTTGTTATCACGAGACTCCAATAG
- the aspA gene encoding aspartate ammonia-lyase, whose product MYKVKTSRVEKDFLGEKEIPINAYYGIQTLRASENFPITGYRIHESLITSVSMVKKAAAEANISTGRLSSHLGNAIIKASTEIIHGEHHDQFIVDPIQGGAGTSINMNANEVICNRALEILGQEKGDYPYLSPNTHVNMSQSTNDTFPTTIHLAVLSQLDQLLVSMRKMKGVFMEKAEEFDHVIKVGRTHLQDAVPIRLGQEFGSYERMIGRDIERINSSFENLYEINLGATAVGTGLNADPDYVSGVVSNLRKISGYPLVSAENLVDATANTDLYTEISGHLKTCMLNMSKVANDLRLMASGPRAGMNEIDLPARQPGSSIMPGKVNPVMAEVINQIAFQVVGNDQTICLSSEAGQLQLNVMEPVLIFNLLESIKVMKNGFGVFTDYCVKGIKANESVMKNNVENSIGVVTALNPYIGYEKASEIARKALYTGQTIRNVCLKEGVLTDTELNRILDTHKMTSPGVLSVH is encoded by the coding sequence ATGTATAAAGTGAAAACTAGTCGAGTTGAAAAAGACTTCTTAGGTGAAAAAGAGATTCCTATAAATGCATATTATGGCATACAAACCTTAAGAGCATCTGAAAACTTCCCGATTACAGGCTATCGTATCCATGAATCTTTAATCACCTCCGTTTCCATGGTGAAAAAAGCAGCAGCAGAAGCGAATATTTCAACTGGGCGTCTTTCATCCCATCTGGGAAATGCTATTATAAAGGCATCTACTGAAATCATTCATGGAGAGCATCATGATCAATTCATCGTAGACCCGATACAAGGAGGTGCAGGAACTTCCATTAACATGAATGCGAATGAAGTAATATGTAATCGAGCTTTAGAGATATTGGGACAGGAAAAAGGTGATTACCCATATCTTAGTCCTAATACCCACGTGAACATGTCCCAGTCTACCAATGATACATTCCCGACGACCATTCATCTTGCCGTACTATCACAACTGGACCAGCTGCTAGTCTCTATGCGTAAAATGAAAGGTGTTTTTATGGAGAAAGCAGAAGAATTCGATCATGTGATTAAAGTAGGTCGAACACACCTTCAAGATGCCGTACCTATAAGATTAGGGCAAGAATTCGGAAGTTATGAAAGAATGATTGGTAGAGACATTGAGCGGATCAACAGCTCCTTTGAGAATTTATATGAAATCAACTTAGGTGCAACGGCAGTCGGGACAGGGTTGAATGCGGATCCTGATTATGTCAGCGGAGTAGTAAGTAATCTTAGAAAAATAAGTGGATATCCTTTGGTGTCTGCAGAAAATTTAGTCGATGCAACAGCTAACACAGATTTATATACTGAAATTTCGGGTCATCTGAAAACCTGTATGCTAAATATGTCCAAGGTGGCTAATGATCTTCGACTAATGGCTTCTGGGCCTCGGGCAGGTATGAATGAAATTGATCTTCCGGCTCGCCAGCCGGGTTCATCAATCATGCCTGGTAAAGTAAACCCGGTGATGGCAGAAGTCATCAACCAAATCGCTTTTCAAGTGGTTGGAAATGATCAAACCATCTGCCTTTCTTCTGAAGCAGGACAATTGCAATTAAATGTAATGGAGCCAGTCCTTATCTTTAATTTACTTGAATCCATTAAAGTCATGAAAAATGGTTTTGGAGTGTTTACAGATTATTGCGTTAAAGGTATTAAGGCAAATGAATCCGTGATGAAGAACAATGTAGAGAATAGTATAGGCGTAGTAACCGCCTTGAATCCTTATATTGGTTATGAGAAAGCGTCTGAAATCGCCAGAAAGGCGCTTTATACAGGGCAGACGATCAGGAATGTGTGTTTAAAAGAAGGTGTACTGACAGATACGGAATTAAATCGAATCTTAGATACACATAAAATGACTAGTCCTGGAGTGTTAAGTGTGCATTGA
- a CDS encoding asparaginase, with the protein MKKILLLSTGGTIGCIQTDEGLIPGIPIEELVRYLPLNENEVHISTETVLNIDSSNMQPEHWEEIAKAVYNNYHHFDGFVITHGTDTLSYTSAALSYLLPNLQKPVVLTGSIQPIDAKKTDGVKNLTDAVTYATKGAAGVFVVFGGRVIEGTRAVKMRTESYDAFESINYPYIAYIEGNHIQHNMEVTDKADGELRLESGLCTDVHLFKLYPGVKPEILDSIKDQFKGVIIETFGSGGLPFLGRDLSKTVENLIQEGKIVVITTQCLEEGADLSLYKVGRLIDQSKVILSNDMNTEALLPKLMWAMGKTLKLSEVKEIVESSNTP; encoded by the coding sequence ATGAAAAAAATTCTTCTATTGTCAACGGGCGGAACGATAGGTTGTATACAAACAGATGAGGGTCTGATACCGGGAATTCCCATCGAGGAGTTAGTTCGTTACTTGCCATTGAATGAAAACGAAGTGCATATAAGTACGGAAACAGTTTTGAATATAGACAGTTCAAATATGCAGCCGGAACACTGGGAAGAAATTGCAAAAGCTGTTTATAACAATTATCACCATTTTGATGGTTTTGTCATAACACATGGTACGGATACCTTATCCTATACCTCAGCTGCATTATCATATCTTTTGCCGAATTTACAGAAGCCGGTTGTTTTGACTGGCTCGATTCAGCCGATCGATGCTAAAAAAACGGACGGGGTCAAAAACTTAACAGATGCTGTTACGTATGCAACCAAAGGCGCTGCAGGTGTATTTGTGGTGTTTGGCGGCAGAGTGATCGAAGGTACAAGAGCAGTCAAGATGAGAACGGAAAGCTATGATGCTTTTGAGAGTATTAATTATCCATATATTGCTTATATTGAAGGGAATCACATACAACATAACATGGAGGTCACTGATAAGGCGGATGGGGAACTGAGGTTAGAAAGCGGGTTATGCACCGATGTTCATTTATTTAAATTGTATCCTGGTGTCAAACCAGAAATCCTGGATTCCATCAAAGATCAATTTAAAGGAGTGATCATCGAAACCTTCGGGAGCGGAGGCCTTCCTTTCTTGGGGCGAGACCTTTCTAAGACGGTCGAGAATTTAATCCAAGAAGGCAAAATTGTAGTTATAACTACGCAGTGTCTAGAGGAAGGTGCTGACTTATCTCTTTATAAGGTGGGACGGTTGATCGATCAAAGCAAAGTCATCCTTTCTAATGATATGAATACAGAAGCCCTATTACCGAAGCTGATGTGGGCAATGGGAAAAACCTTAAAACTCTCCGAAGTGAAAGAAATCGTAGAAAGTTCCAATACCCCATAG